The Actinomadura graeca nucleotide sequence CGGCCGAGGGCCGCGATCCCCGGATCGTTCCCCGCGTCGCCGCGCGCGACGAGCGGGCGGAGCCGCCGCGCCCGGACGCGGAACCGGTGCAGGTCGACGTCGCCCGCCCTCGCCGTCATCCGGTAGCGCGGGTCCTTCTTGGGGATCAGCTCGTTCGCCCCGGGCTCCCCCCGGCCGAGCGCGTTGCGCAGGTTCCGCACGCCGGACTGCACCGTCTCCTGCGGCGTCGAGCCCTCCCGCAGCCCCTCGTGCCAGACGCGCTGGAGCAGCTGCGACGGGGTGACCGGCCGGCCCTCGGCCTCCAGCAGAACGGCCAGCAGAAGCTGTTTCTTCGGGCCCCCGAGTTCGACTGGACGGCCATCGGATTCGGCCTCGACGGGACCGAGCAAGCGGAATCTCATGACGTCTCACCCCAGACGGGAGCTGCGATCGCCGGAATCCCGCCGGACGGCGGCCGGTACGGCCGGTCCGCTGCCGGAAGGACGCCGGAACGGTATTCGACCCTCTTCCTGTCGGAGCGGGGATTCGTCCCCCGAACAGAAAGGTCGGTCGAAATGGATAAAATCGGAAACGGGAGCGTGCGGGGCTCACTGAAATGGCGCAAGAGCAGCCGGAGCGGGCCGCATGGCGAATGCGTCGAGATCGCCGTCGACGGGGCGGTGTTCTGCGTGCGCGACTCCAAGGACCCGGACGGCCCGATGGTCCGGCTGGCGCGCGCGGGACGGCTGGCGTTCGCCGAGGCGGTGCGCCAGTTCGCCGAGGGCTGACGCACCGGTCACTCCACCGGGACCCTGACGCGGGCGGCGAGCCCGGCGAGCAGCCCGCGGGCCTCGTCGCCGAACACCGCCATCCGGGCCAGCGCGGACCAGGTCCGCTCGTAGAGGGTGATCGAGTCGGGGTCGTGCACGGTGATGGCCGCGTGCACGGCCTCGATCGTCACGAAGGTGTCGTCGATGTCGTGCCCCTCGTAGATGACGAAGGCGTGCGAGACGTAGGCGAGGGCCTGCGCGCCGTCCGGGACGATGCCGATGGAGACGTTGTCCAGCGTGCTGAGCGAGGCGACGCGGTCGAGCTGGGCGGGCAGCAGCCGGTCGGCGTCCGGGCCGGGCCGCCAGCGCAGCGCCGCCTCGGCGATGAGGAACTCGAAGGCGCGGTCCTGCTCGTACAGCGCGAGCTGGCGGTCCATCCGGCCCGCCACCGCGGACGGCAGCCCCTCCGCGGCGCCCGGCAGCTGCGACAGGGCGAAGACCTGCCGGGCGTACTGGGCCGTCTGGAGCAGCCCGGGTACGGCCGAGGGCTGGAAGGTGCGCACCATGCGTGCTCCCGCCTCCCGCGTGCGGACCTCCTCCTGGCGGTGCGACGACGGGTCGCGCTGGGACGCCCGGTAGGCGTGGATCTCGGTGAACGCGCGCTCGGCGAGGCGGAGCAGCGACCTGCGCTGCCCCGGGGACGCGCCGGTCACGTCGGCCCACCGCTCGACCTGCGGGAGGGTCGGCATCGCGCCGCCCGCCTCGATGCGCGACACCTTCGACTGGCTGAGCCCCCCGATCCCCTCCGCCAGGCGGCGGCCGGACAGGCCCGCCTGGTCGCGGAGGCGGCGCAGCTCGGCCGCGAGCCGCTCCCGCTCTCCCATCCCCGTCCCCGACCCGTCACTATTCACAGCAATGCACACGCAATCATCGCGAGACGCGGCCGTCAACCACTCTGATGCAGATTCATTCGGACGATTCAGCGCCGCGGGATCTCGAGAGGCCCGGTGGGGCGGGCGCGGCGGCGCGTCCGGTAGCGCGTGGACACGCGTTCGGGAGAAGGAAACTGCATCGTCCCGGTGAGGTGGCGCCCGGCACGGCGCGCCGTACGTTGGCGGAGTTGCCCTTTCCGCGGCGTCTGGGAGAGCACCGATGGAGCGTCCGTACGTCATCGACCCGTTCGGCGACGACATCCAGGGCGAGGCCGCGAAGATACGGGAGCGGGGGACGGTGACGCCCGTGGAACTGCCCGGCGGGGTCGTCGCGTGGGCCGTGACCGGGCAGGAGTCCCTGAAGCGGTTACTGGCCGACCCGCGCGTCTCCAAGGACCCCGACCTGCACTGGCGGGCGTGGGCGGAGGGCGGGATCCCGGAGGACTGGCCGCTGCGCAACTGGGTCTCGGTCAGGAACATGTTCACCGCGTACGGCCCGGACCACCGGCGCCTGCGCTCGCTGGTCTCGCGGGCGTTCACGCCGCGCCGCACGGAGGCGATGCGCCCGTGGGTGGAGCACATCGCCCGCGATCTGCTCGACCGCCTCGCCGCGCTCCCGCCGGGCCCGGTCGACCTGCGGGAGGGCTTCGCCTACCCGCTGCCCATCGAGGTCATCTGCCGGTTGTTCGGCGTCCCGGACGGATCGCGCCCGGCCCTGCGGCGCGCCGTCGACGGCGTGTTCACCACCGCGCCGACCGAGACCTCCGGCCGGGAGGACATGTACGCCCTCCTGCAAGGTCTCGTCGACCGCAAGCGGAGCGCGCCGGGCGACGACCTGACCAGCGTCCTCATCGCCGCCCGCGACGACGACGGCTCCCGGCTCAGCGAGGACGAGCTGGTCGGGACGCTGATCCTGATGATCTCGGCGGGCCACGAGACGACCGTGAACCTGCTCGACCACGCGATCGCGGCCGTGCTCACCCATCCCGTCCAGCGCGGGCTGGTCCGGGCGGGGAGGGCCGGGTGGGGCGAGGTGATCGAGGAGGCGCTGCGCTGGCAGGCGCCCGTCGCGAACCTCCCGCTCCGCTACGCGGTGGAGGACGTGGAGGTGGACGGCGTGACGATTCCCAAGGGCGAGGCGATCCTCGCGGGGTACGCCGCCGCCGGGCGCGACCCCGTCCTGCACGGCCGCGACGCCGACGTCTTCGACCTGACCCGCCCGAACAAGGAGCATCTGTCGTTCGGGTACGGCGCCCACTTCTGCGTCGGGGCGCCCCTGGCCCGGCTGGAGGCCGAGGTCGCGCTCCCCGAGCTGTTCGGGCGGTTCCCCGGTATGGCGCTCGCGGTCGACCCGTCCGAGCTGCGTCCGGTGCCGTCGTTCATCTCCAACGGGCACCGCCGCCTCCCGGTCGCGCTGGCGCCGGGCTGACCGGCCGCGTCAGTCGCGCTGGAACGTCGAGTACAGCCACCACAGTGACGGCAGGAGCAGCGCGGCTCCGACGGCGAGGGAACCGAGGCTCGCCGCCAGCACGGCGTGCGTCGCCGCCGCGTCGTCCAGGTCGACACCGGGCAGCAGGTGCGGATACTGGCCGACGCCCCAGCCCCACAGCAGCCCGACCACGGCGAGAGCGGCCGTCGCGCGGACGGCGACGTAGGAGCGCCGCCACAGCAGGGCCAGGGACGCGAGGCCCGCCGTGATGGACAGCACCAGCAGCGGCAGCGCCCTCCCCGAGGTCAGCTCGTCGAACAGTCCGGGCGCGTCGGCGCGCAGGACGAGCAGGCCCGCCGCCGACAGGGCGCCGACGGCCGCGCCCGCGGCGAGGCCACGGCGGCGGAACCCCTCGGCCAGGGCGGTGTCACCGGCGCGCTCGGCGTCGCGGGTGAGGAAGACCGCGGCGAGGTAGGCGGCGGTGCCGACCGCGAGTGCGCCGCTGACCAGCGACGTCGGGTTGGCCCAGCTCGTCACCAGGTCGCCGCGCGCGACGCCGGGCGGGACGCGGCGGGAGGCGACCGCGCCCGCCACCGTCCCGAGGAAGAACGGCGTGACCAGCGAGGAGAACGCGAACGTCGCGCCGAACAGCCGCCGCTGCCGCGGTCCGGTGGCGACCTTGCGGAACGCGAACGCCGCGCCGCGGGCGATGATGCCGAGCGCGGCGAGCGTCAGCGGGACGTAGAGGGTGGAGGCGACCGCGGCGAACACGCCGGGCAGCCCCGTCCACGTGATGACGAGGACGAAGATCAGCCAGACGTGGTTGGTCTCCCAGACCGGGCCGATGGAGTGCTCGACCAGGGCGCGCTGCGGCCACCCGCGCTCGGCGCCCCCGGCGAGCAGGTCCCACACGCCGCCGCCGAAGTCGGCGCCGCCGAACAGGACGTAGGCGCTCAGCCCGGCCCACAGGACGGCCAGCATGATCTCCGGCAGCATCCTCAGACCACCGTGAAGCCGGTGACGTCGTGCTCCTGCGGCGCGATCGGGACGGGCTTGTCGCGGGCCATGCGGCGCAGCACGTACACCGACGCGACGGTGAGGACCGCGTACACGGCGGCGACGAGCGCGAACCCCCACACCAGGCCGGGCGCGGGATTGACCGCGTCGGCCGTGCGCAGCACCCCGTACACGATCCACGGCTGCCGCCCGACCTCGGTGACCACCCACCCGGCCTCCAGCGCGGCGACCGCGGCGACGCCCGACAGCGACGCGGCCCGCAGGAACCACGGCGTGCGCGGCAGGTCCCGGCGGCGCCACCAGCACAGCGCGAACCAGGCCGCGAGCGCGAGCATCGCGAAGCCGAGCCCGACCATCGCCTGGAACGCCAGGTGGACGACGTTGACCGGCGGCCGGTCCGCGCCGGGGACGCCGTCCAGCCCGGCGATCTCGGCGTCGGGGTCCCAGTGCGCCAGCAGCGACAGCCCATCGGGGATCTCCGCCGCGTAGCGCAGCTCGCCGTCCACGGCGATGCCGCCGATGTGCAGCGGGACGCCGCGCCCGGTCTCGTAGAGGCCCTCCATCGCGGCCAGCTTGACCGGCTGGTCGTCCGCGACGAAATGCGCCGACCAGTCGCCGACGGCGATCTGCGCGGGCGTGATGAGCGCGGCGACCGTGAACGGCAGCAAAAAACCGAGCCGGTGGTAGCGGTCGCGGCGGCCGCGCAGCATCGCCACCGCGTACACCGACGCCATCCCGAACCCGGCGACCATGAACGCCGCCAGGATCATGTGGACGGTCTGGGACGGCATCGCCGGGTTGAACATCGCCTCCCACGGCCGGACGGCCACGACCCGCCCGTCCTCGGTGTCGAAGCCGACCGGCCGCTGCATCCACGCGTTGGCGGTGACGACGAAGAACGCGCTGGCGACCCCGGCGGCGACGATCGGCAGGCCCGCCAGCAGATGCCGGCGGGGCGGCAGCCGGTCCCACGCGTACAGGTAGAGGCCGAGGAAGATCGCCTCGATGAAGAACGCGATGCCCTCCAGGGAGAACGGCAGCCCGATGACCTGCCCGTAGGCGCCCATGAAGCCCGGCCACAGCAGGCCCATCTCGAAGGACAGGATCGTCCCGGACACGGCGCCGACGGCGAACAGCACGCCCATCGCGCGCGCCCAGCGCCGCGCGAGGAGCCGGTAGGCGGCGTCGCCCGTCCGGTGCCCCCGCCATTCGGCGATCAGTGTGATGGCGGGCATCCCGACGCCGAGGCAGGCGAGCACGATGTGCCAGCCGAGGGACAGCCCCATCTGCGTCCGCGCCGCCCCGAGGTCCGCCCCGGTGGCGGCGGCCGCCCACTGCGCGCCCACCGGCATCCCACTCCCCCCGCGCCGCCTCCCGCGACGGCGGCGGCATACCCGTCCCGGCGGCCCCGCACGCGGCCCTTAAAGGATCATGGAAGAACCGTTGACCTCCGCCTTCCGCGCCCCACGGCGCATCCGGCGCCCCCGGCAAGCTCCCCGGCCCGGCGAGGGCCACCGATCACCCGGCGGGGGTCACGGTTCGGGCGATGGGGCGTCCGGGGGGTCGGCGGCGGCGCGGCGGGCGCGGGCGCGGGCGCGGCGGCGGCCCTCATGCATCGCCTGGACGCGGGCGATCGGGATCGCGCGTCCCTCCTCGACGAGGTCGGCGGGCAGGGGCTGCGGGGCGGGCATCAGCTCGGCCCAGGGGTCGCGGTCGCCGAGCAGGCGGACGGCGGTGCGGAGGGTGAACGCGGCGGGGTCGGCGCCGTCGAGCCCGTCCCAGGGAAGGGGGAAC carries:
- a CDS encoding DUF397 domain-containing protein, which encodes MRGSLKWRKSSRSGPHGECVEIAVDGAVFCVRDSKDPDGPMVRLARAGRLAFAEAVRQFAEG
- a CDS encoding helix-turn-helix domain-containing protein, with amino-acid sequence MGERERLAAELRRLRDQAGLSGRRLAEGIGGLSQSKVSRIEAGGAMPTLPQVERWADVTGASPGQRRSLLRLAERAFTEIHAYRASQRDPSSHRQEEVRTREAGARMVRTFQPSAVPGLLQTAQYARQVFALSQLPGAAEGLPSAVAGRMDRQLALYEQDRAFEFLIAEAALRWRPGPDADRLLPAQLDRVASLSTLDNVSIGIVPDGAQALAYVSHAFVIYEGHDIDDTFVTIEAVHAAITVHDPDSITLYERTWSALARMAVFGDEARGLLAGLAARVRVPVE
- a CDS encoding cytochrome P450 family protein — translated: MERPYVIDPFGDDIQGEAAKIRERGTVTPVELPGGVVAWAVTGQESLKRLLADPRVSKDPDLHWRAWAEGGIPEDWPLRNWVSVRNMFTAYGPDHRRLRSLVSRAFTPRRTEAMRPWVEHIARDLLDRLAALPPGPVDLREGFAYPLPIEVICRLFGVPDGSRPALRRAVDGVFTTAPTETSGREDMYALLQGLVDRKRSAPGDDLTSVLIAARDDDGSRLSEDELVGTLILMISAGHETTVNLLDHAIAAVLTHPVQRGLVRAGRAGWGEVIEEALRWQAPVANLPLRYAVEDVEVDGVTIPKGEAILAGYAAAGRDPVLHGRDADVFDLTRPNKEHLSFGYGAHFCVGAPLARLEAEVALPELFGRFPGMALAVDPSELRPVPSFISNGHRRLPVALAPG
- a CDS encoding cytochrome d ubiquinol oxidase subunit II → MLPEIMLAVLWAGLSAYVLFGGADFGGGVWDLLAGGAERGWPQRALVEHSIGPVWETNHVWLIFVLVITWTGLPGVFAAVASTLYVPLTLAALGIIARGAAFAFRKVATGPRQRRLFGATFAFSSLVTPFFLGTVAGAVASRRVPPGVARGDLVTSWANPTSLVSGALAVGTAAYLAAVFLTRDAERAGDTALAEGFRRRGLAAGAAVGALSAAGLLVLRADAPGLFDELTSGRALPLLVLSITAGLASLALLWRRSYVAVRATAALAVVGLLWGWGVGQYPHLLPGVDLDDAAATHAVLAASLGSLAVGAALLLPSLWWLYSTFQRD
- a CDS encoding cytochrome ubiquinol oxidase subunit I; its protein translation is MPVGAQWAAAATGADLGAARTQMGLSLGWHIVLACLGVGMPAITLIAEWRGHRTGDAAYRLLARRWARAMGVLFAVGAVSGTILSFEMGLLWPGFMGAYGQVIGLPFSLEGIAFFIEAIFLGLYLYAWDRLPPRRHLLAGLPIVAAGVASAFFVVTANAWMQRPVGFDTEDGRVVAVRPWEAMFNPAMPSQTVHMILAAFMVAGFGMASVYAVAMLRGRRDRYHRLGFLLPFTVAALITPAQIAVGDWSAHFVADDQPVKLAAMEGLYETGRGVPLHIGGIAVDGELRYAAEIPDGLSLLAHWDPDAEIAGLDGVPGADRPPVNVVHLAFQAMVGLGFAMLALAAWFALCWWRRRDLPRTPWFLRAASLSGVAAVAALEAGWVVTEVGRQPWIVYGVLRTADAVNPAPGLVWGFALVAAVYAVLTVASVYVLRRMARDKPVPIAPQEHDVTGFTVV